Part of the Cololabis saira isolate AMF1-May2022 chromosome 15, fColSai1.1, whole genome shotgun sequence genome, ccaccaataagccggcagcggaggtagtcacagagccgtcacagagacgaaacggggtctgtgtgaatgacacagccggcatgccgctgacatgacggtcggactgacgctgtcgtcacgcctctgattgcggaacgccggcatgctgtgtgaatttacagacgggagcggcgttatgccggcgttgtatggttctgtgtgaaccaacaaaggcggcgtattggcaggacttctttacaccaatattgcggaatctctgtgtgaaaggggctattaTCATATTAAAGCAAACACTGGTGACATTGAAACTAAAAacgtttgtattttttgtatttaaaaaaaacactacaaGGAACCTTTTTAGAGCTTTCCTTTATTTGCTCCATGGACCAGCACTCTGAGTGGTAGGTGGACGGGTTCAGAATCCTGCCCAACATGTTTTAGGGGCCTAGGAATCAATCCAGCAACCTTTTGGTTAGAGGACAACCAACTCTACCTGCTAACCCCACGTAAAAAAATACTTAATCAATCTAGATGTGTGGAGGGTTGAAGGTCAGACTTTAATCTCTAATTCTAATCAGACTAATGGTGAAAGGGTTGAGGACAGTCACAAATGATGAATGATGTTTGTTTTTCGTTTGTCGGACAGCGGTAGTTTAGTTATAAAATGTTATGGGAGGACAGATGAGGATTTGTTTGTATGAGTTCTCAGCGAGAAACCCCTTCAAGgtgtgtgtttattatcataCAAAACACACACCTGGAGTGAGACCTGCTGAGTATAACTTATAGTCCCTCTGTAAAACATGGGGATGTGAGCTCTCAGTTTCCACAGGAAATAGACACTGGTGGGCTTTCTTAATAACGGCACAAGTGTTCAGGGTCTACATGAGGTTGTCCAAGGAACTTGgtattctgatggatctccacaGCTGATGCATGAATTTCCAAAAGCAGGTCTCGCTGTTTTCCAAAAGTGATGATGGCTATCTCATTACATAAGTATGAACTTGTCTAAAATCGGGAATGAGAAACAGATTTAAGTTTGAGACCACTGTCAAGGATTTCTCACAACTTTCTAAATATTTTCAAAGAGATTAATTTCTGCCTTAGACCTTAGCTCGACCAGCTGTTTGTCCTCATTTCTGCAATAGTTTTTCAAAGTCTGCTCTGTGCTTACTCTCACAATGACAGTCAGATTCATGATGAAACTGTCTGTTAGTGTGGTGTATGAGTGGATGTTTTTTTGAGTACGTCAACCATGTGATGGACTGACAACCTGAAGGCAAATTAAACAGCATGCTGCACTGTAACGGCTGAGACCACTTGGAAAACATTTAATTCATTCATAAATCAGTTGAGAAGTTAAGATGTTTATTTCTCTCAGAGGTCTAGATAACTGGAGtcattcaagattcaagacccTTTGAAATTTCATTCCAATACAGCAAAgaggacaaagaaaaaaaacaaaaaacaacacaagacATAGGTAGACCTTGCGTGAGGCACAGGCCAACTAAGTGAGCGCCGCAGCCTCCTGGCGATAGTCTGGCTGTAAACGCCTGAGTTCACTCCATCATATCACCATGGAACGGAGTGGAAATAAAGATTCTGCTTATTTCCGGTTGACACatcttcatatatatatatatattcaaattaTTTCCACCCCTTGCCATGGTGATGTGATGGAGCGAACGTAGGTGTTTACAGCCAGCCTATCAGCTCAGTATTTGGTCCACTTGGTTCTCAGATCTGTTGTTAGTGTGCTGCTGTGCTTTAGTTCTTGTGGAAAACAGAGGACAATGTGACGTGAACGACACTGAAGTCTGTGTCAAACAAATGGTACCACCACTGCAAGTGTTCAATAACCAAGCCTTAGTTTCCTTACTGATTGGACAAACAAACTAACAATCTGTATTAGTAATGTGCTTATCATGTAGGTAAACTTGTAAAATCTCAACAAAATGTGTTATGGTCCCAAAACCTACAACATCTGTAGTTATTGTGCTTGATTGCAAGATTTTCTGGTACAAATAATAGCACGATAACGAGCCATGcaaaacttaaaaagaaaagattctCAGAGGTGAGTTGGCGTTTTTGGACATTTATCAAATTTCAGTTCTTTCCATCTCATTCCTTCTCCATTGGTTTGATGACAAGCATtcctagaaaaacaaaaatgaaataaaattaaaatgaattaccaACGACACTATACATAAGAAAAAAAGCTATTTCAATGTTGTCCCCTGTACCTAGTTTTTTTGATTTCttacattattttataattgcaGATATGTAATTCCCCGTTTCACAGACTTTATACAGGAAACTTCAGTGTGTGGTACTGTTAAGATTTGATGAAATTGCTTAGAGGTTTTTCTGTAGATTCTACATGAGTGGTTACTCTTCGGGCAGGACATCTTCCTGACTGTTTACATTGTTTTCCTGAGTTCTCTTCTTTAAGTAAAGACAATAAAgccaaacagatgttttaaaactgataGGAAGGGCCCCATCTTAAGCTTTAGTTATCTTAGATTTTTGCTGAGTTTTCTTCTCAAGTAAAAACAATCAACAGAAAGAAATGTGACATGTTTAGATGCCTTCCCCCACAGCTGGCTCCATTAAATAAGGTTAAAGACGACAAAACACCTCCTTTTTCACTATAAATGTCATTatatacttttgatactttgaAAGTCTGTCAAGCTTTCACGGTTAACCCTGCTAgccagattgttttttttttgtttgtttttaatacaCACAGCAGCTCAAACACTCACCATCTACTTTCTTCACATTAGGAAGTCTTTTACTGGCTTCATCCATCCAGTTTCCTTCAACAGAATGCTTCTCCTGCAGAGGATTTCCAACAAAAACCAGGTCTATGAGGCATGGAAGGTCAGCAAGCTTCGCAAACTCGCCTAcgcaacacagaaaaagaaatcatACGTCACATTGGGTGCTAAcctgtggaaaaaaataatttaaaaaaattatctgTTCCAAAGATATCGAATAAGAAATCTTTAGTAAtatcaaaaaaaatgttaaaaggcTGATATGCTGAATGTGTTTATGAATGTTGCATACTCCAATCTTTGACAAGGTTGTTGGACATGTAgagcacttttattttcttcatgagCTGGATTCCCCTCAGTTTTTCTATCAGATTATAAGAAATCCACAGCTCCTCCAGTGTGTCCGCTACCGCTTCCTGCAAACTCACAGAGACAAAAGTAATGCAAAATAATCGACCCAGCAAAGACAAGTCACTAAGCACACCTTAAAAGCACAGAGAAAAGCGATGAAGGAAGAGCAATGACCTGGAAATCAGATTAGGTATTAATTAAATGATGTGTACAACTCACCAACCCATTAAGCACCTTTATATTATTTCTGCCTAATGACAATATCTTCAAGTTCTCTGAAAGGACACAAAATTCAGTTAGTGGTCTTTTTCATTCTGTGAGCAGACATGCTTAATATTGTTAAATGAATTGCATCTATGTAGTCAATACTCACTGAGGCCACTTAGATGAGTTATTTTTTCAATGCAGTTTGTGGACAACGATAGCTTCCTGAGGATGATAAAGTCCATTATAAATGTGTGGATTTATTCTGTTGCACTTGTCATAGTTTCTGAGATAGAAAGTATGTTGAATGACTATGATAGGAAGTAATGACAGTGCTCCTTTGTTCAGTGTTGGTATTTGAAGAGAACGTCCTGAGAATCAGTTATGATGATAAACCTCTGTATGACTGACTTACTCGCAATTGCCGAGTGTGCTGAGAGAAGCATCCATCTTCTCTATAGGTGGCACCTGAGCATACAGTTTTATCTCTGTGGCTTCAGCCGCTTTCTGTCCTGACTTTTCTTCCTGTAAAAATGCAAACATTAATGCAAATACAGTACTCTCAGCAGATGCACAACTAACAACAGAATCTTTGTAAACATGTACGTGTACACAAACCAATCAGCACtaaaccgtgtcctaactgcatgcgatgcaagcgagcgtcagcgacaaaatcaattccattgctttattttctattggaccgtcctaactggccgttttgagctgaacatttgtcggacgccctgcttctattttcttcctgtcgctcgcgttgaaagccggttgaaagcgctgtaggaaacagtcatggatgaggaacggctgatccagttgaatgaatgaatgaatgaatgaatgaatgaacgaatgaatgaatgaatgaatgaatgaatgaatgaatgaatgaatgaatgaatgaatgaatgaatgaatgaatgaatgaatttttatttcgaacatgtaaaaataaaagtaaaaataaaaaaagatgaaacatttacgtcttcatattcacatatgttcgaaaaaaaggagtaggaagaagtataca contains:
- the dnal1 gene encoding dynein axonemal light chain 1 isoform X1 codes for the protein MAKATSVKEALNKWEEKSGQKAAEATEIKLYAQVPPIEKMDASLSTLGNCEKLSLSTNCIEKITHLSGLKNLKILSLGRNNIKVLNGLEAVADTLEELWISYNLIEKLRGIQLMKKIKVLYMSNNLVKDWSEFAKLADLPCLIDLVFVGNPLQEKHSVEGNWMDEASKRLPNVKKVDGMLVIKPMEKE
- the dnal1 gene encoding dynein axonemal light chain 1 isoform X2, whose amino-acid sequence is MAKATSVKEALNKWEEKSGQKAAEATEIKLYAQVPPIEKMDASLSTLGNCEKLSLSTNCIEKITHLSGLKNLKILSLGRNNIKEAVADTLEELWISYNLIEKLRGIQLMKKIKVLYMSNNLVKDWSEFAKLADLPCLIDLVFVGNPLQEKHSVEGNWMDEASKRLPNVKKVDGMLVIKPMEKE